The Sagittula stellata E-37 sequence ATTGAGCCGCACCATTGCCATCATCATCCCGGGCAGTGACTTGTCGCAGCCCGCAAGCCCCACAAGCGCGTCGTAGCAGTGGCCGCGCATCGTCAGCTCGACCGTATCGGCGATGGCTTCGCGAGAGGCCAGCGAAGCACGCATCCCCTCGTGGCCCATCGCGATGCCGTCGGTCACGGTGATGGTGGTGAATTCGCGCGGCGTGCCGGAGGCTTCCTTGACACCCAGCTTCACCGCCTGCGCCTGCCGGCTCAGCGAGATGTTGCAGGGCGCGGCCTCGTTCCAGCAGGTCGCGACACCGATAAGAGGCTGATGGATCTCTTCTTCGCTCAACCCCATGGCGTACATGAAGGAGCGATGCGGCGCGCGGGCGGGACCCTCAGTGACGTGACGGCTGGGCAGTTTGGTCTTGTCAAACGGACGCTTGAGCACGGCTATTTCCTCCCGGTAATTGTCACATCCGGCATATCCTCAGTCCCCCAACGGGGCAAGCGAGTCATGGTATACCAAATGTGAAAGGCCGGGAGGCGCGCCTCTAGCCCGCGCCGATCAGGGCGCCAGCACCGAACACCAGCGCCCCGCCAAGCACCACCTGGAAGGCCGCACGCAGGAAAGGCGTCTCCATGAAGCGGTTCTGGATCCAAGCGATGGCCCAAAGCTCGACGAAGACGACGATGCTGGCGACGATGGTCGCGGTCCAGAAATGCGGGATGAGGTAGGGCAGCGCGTGGCCCAGACCGCCCAGCGTCGTCATCACACCCGAAGCGATGCCGCGCTTGACCGGAGACCCACGCCCCGACAGCGCGCCGTCGTCGGAGGCCGCCTCTGTGAAGCCCATCGAAATCCCCGCGCCCACCGAAGCCGCCAGACCCACGAGAAAGGTCGTCCAGGTGTTATGCGTCGCAAAGGCCGTGGCAAAGATCGGGGCGAGGGTCGAGACGGAGCCGTCCATCAACCCGGCGAGTCCCGGCTGCACCCAGGTCAGGAGGAACTGGCGTTTTTCCAGATCGTCCTCCGATTTGCGGGAGTCGGCATCGAGGTGCGTGTCCTCCAACGCCTCGGCGGCCTTCTGGTGCCCGGCCTCTGCCGCAGCCAGATATCCCAGCAGTTTGCGAGTTCCGGCGTCCGTGGTGCGCTGCGCGGCAGCGATATAGAACCGTTCGGCATCCCGCTCCATGGCTTCGGCTTCCGTGCGGATCCGTTCGAGGGAGAGGTTCTCCACCAGCCAAACGGGCTTTCGGGCATAGAAACCGGCGACATGTTCGCGGCGGATGAGTGGAATGACTTCGCCGAACCGCTTACGGTGCAGTTCGATCAGGGAGGCGCGATGCTGGTCTTCTTCCTGTGCCATGCCGTCGAAAATCGCGGCGGTATCTGGGTACTCGGCGCGCAGCCTTTCGCCGTAACTGCGATAAATTCGGGCGTCGTCCTCTTCGGACGAAATCGCCAAGGCCAGCACTTCCTGTTCGGAAAGATCGCTGAAACGCCGACGCTGCATCGAAAACCGCATGTCACACCTCTCTTTAGATCGGTTCTAAACTATACGCCGGCGCGCCCGCCGCAAGAACGAATTCTATGCGTGGCCAATTCGCCGCATTGCAGCATCATACCCTTGACTTCGGCAGATCAATGCAACAAATCTAAACCGAACCGTTCAGTTCATAAATAACGCCGGAGATTCTCCATGACACGCCTTGTCACTGCCGCCCTGCTTGCCGCTTCTGTACTCGCTGCACCCGCGTTCGCCGATGTGGGCCCCTCGTTCCTGCCGAACCTGACCTTCCCGGACAATGGTCCGAAACCCACAACCTCGACCCAGGGCGAGGTCTGCATCCTGAGCCAGCCCGCCGAATGCAAGTAATCATTGTTCAGTTGCGGCGACTTGCCGGAACTGAACCGCGCGGTTTATACATGCCTTCTACCACAGGAGGGGCCACATGACCGCGGGACGAACTGCAGAAGCCCGGGCTGACGAAACGGCCCGGGATCGTGCACAAGACATCCGGAAGGGCCGCAAATACGATCAGGTTCTGGCCGGAGCGCAGGAAGTCTTCATGCGCGACGGTTTCGAAGGTGCCTCCGTCGACGACATCGCCCGCGAGGCCGGGGTCTCCAAGGCGACGCTCTACAGCTACTTCCCCGACAAGCGCCTGCTTTTTCTGGAGGTGACCTCGGCCCAGTGCTGCAAGCAGGCGGACGAGGCGCTCTTGGCCATCGATATGACCCACACGCCGGAACACGTTCTGCGCCAGGCCGGGCACCGCATCCTGACCTTCATACTGTCGGACCTCGGACAACAGATATTCCGCATCTGCGTGGCCGAAGCCGACCGCTTCCCCGAACTTGGCCGCCAGTTCTACCAGTCCGGGCCGATGATCGCCAAGCGCGCGCTTTCGGGATATCTGGATGTGGCCCGTACGCGCGGCGAGATCGTCACCGACGACGTGGCGCTGGCTTCGGACCAGTTCGCCGAAATGTGCAAGGCCGATCTCTGGCCCAAGGCGGTGTTCGGTCTCCAGACGGAGTTTTCCCAATCCGAACGCGACCGGATTGTGGATGGTGCTGTCGCCACCTTCATGGCACGTTACGGCGCAAAGTGACCCCTTCGAAAGGAGCCGCCGCCATGACAAAGGCCATCAAAACCGTATCCGAGAACCGCTGCTTTGGCGGCGTTCAGGGTGTCTACAGCCACGAGTCCGACGCCACGTCCTGCGAGATGACCTTCGGCCTATTCCTGCCCGAACAGGCGGCGCACGTTCCCGTGCCCGTGCTGTGGTATCTGTCCGGCCTGACCTGCACGCATGAGAACGCGATGACAAAGGCCGGGGCGCAGGCATGGGCCGCCGAGTACGGTATCGCGCTGGTGTTCCCCGACACGTCGCCGCGTGGCGAAGGTGTCGCCAACGACGATGCCTATGACCTCGGCCAGGGCGCGGGTTTCTACGTAAATGCCACACAGGCGCCCTGGGCGCCGCACTTCCGCATGTGGGACTACGTGGCCGAGGAGCTGCCCGCGCTGATCGGCGCCAACTTCGCCATCGATCCTGAGCGGCAGGCGATCACCGGGCATTCGATGGGCGGGCACGGTGCGCTGACGCTTGCCATGTCCCTGCCTGGCCGCTTTGCCTCCGTCTCGGCGTTCGCGCCGATCGCCAACCCGACACAATCCGACTGGGGGACCAAGCAGCTTGGCGCCTACCTTGGCGATGACAAGGCAGCCTGGGAAAAGCACGACAGCGCGTTGCTGATGCGCGAGAAGGGGTTCGACGGCCCGGTGCTGATCGACCAGGGATCGAATGACCAGTTCCTCGACCTGCTCAAGCCGGAGGCGCTGGCAGAAGCGATGACCGCCAAACGGCAGGACGGTGTTTTCCGGATGCAGAAAGGCTACGATCACAGCTATTTCTTCGTGTCGTCGTTCATGGAGGACCACGTCGCCTTCCACGCCGAGGCGATGCTGGGCTGAGTACCGTGACCACCCTTTACATCGACGCCGACGCCTGCCCTGTAAAGGACGAGGCCGAGCGCGTGACCACCAGGCACAAGGTGCCGATGAAGCTGGTGTCGAACGGCGGTATCCGCCCCTCGCGCAACCCCCTGGTGGACATCGTCGTGGTGTCCGCCGGTGCCGACGAGGCGGACATGTGGATCGCCGATCAGGCCGGGCGTGGCGACGTGGTGGTGACCAACGACATCCCACTGGCGGCGAAATGCGTGGAGGCCGGGGCACAGGTGCTGCGGCCCGACGGCTCTGCGCTGACCGGCGCCAACATCGGCGCGCAACTGGCGATGCGGGACCTGGCTGCCGATCTGCGCGCGGCCGATCCTTTCAGGCAGGGCGGTGGCAAGGCATTCACGAAGGCCGACAGGAGCCGTTTTCTGGACGCGCTCGACAGGGCGTTGCGCGTGGCTGTGAAGGAACAGCGATGACCATTGAAGCCGTGATCTTCGACGTCGGCAACGTGCTGATCGAATGGCAGCCCGAACGCTACTACGACCCGAAGATCGGGGCCGACCGCCGCGCCGCGATGTTCGCGGAGGTCGACTTGCACGGGATGAACGACGTCGTCGACAGGGGCGCCGATTTTCGCGACACGATCTATGCCTGGGCAAAGAAGTATCCCCGCTGGCAGGAAGAGATCCGCCTGTGGCATGACGACTGGCTGGAAATGGCCAAACCCGAGATTCCGCATTCCGTCCGCCTGCTGGACGCGTTGAACGCCAAGGGCGTGACGACCTTCGCCCTGACCAACTTCGGCATCGGGACCTGGGCCATCGCGACCCCGGTCTACGGTTTCCTGAACAGCTTCAGCCATGCGTACGTCTCGGGCCACATGGGCGTGACGAAACCCGACGCGCGTATTTACGAGATGGTCGAAGAGCACTCCGGCATCGCGCCCGGAAAGCTTCTGTTCACCGACGACCGGGCCGAGAACATCGCGGCTGCCGCTGCGCGCGGCTGGCACACACATCTGTTCGAGGGACCGCAAGGCTGGGCGGATACGCTGGTGTCCCATAGGCTTCTGACGCCCGACGAAGCGCGGTGAGCACGGCGGCGACCCTCGCCGCACTTGCCCTCGCCGGGCTGCCCACCGTGCGCGAACTTCGCCGGACACCGCGCAACGCTCACTTCCGCCAGCAGGCGCCGGGCCGCTTCGCCGAACTGTCTCAGGGGCGCACGCATTACGATTGGCTCGGCCCCGAGCGCGGCGCGACTGTGGTTTGCGTGCACGGTCTGACCACACCGTCCTACGTCTGGCTCGGGCTGGCACGGCATCTCGTGGCCATGGGATTCCGGGTGCTGGTCTACGATCTCTACGGGCGCGGCTATTCCGATGCCCCGAGGGGCCCACAGACACCCGGCTTCTTCACGCGACAACTGTCGGACCTGCTGGAGCACGAGGCGCTGACCGGTGATTTTACTCTTGCGGGCTACTCCATGGGCGGGGCCATAGCGGCGCATTGGGGGGCCGCAAACCCCGACCGCTTGCGCCGGGTGATCCTGCTGGCACCTGCGGGCATGGGGCACCGGTCTGGGGCCACGGCACGTTTTTGCACCGAATGGCCGCTGGCGGGCGACTGGCTGTTCCATATGGCCTATCCGACTCAATTCGCCCGCATCGCCCGGTCAGCTGACGATGCCGAAAGCAGCATCGACGATATTGCCGGACTTCAGGTCGCGGAACTGCGGCGGCGCGGATTCGTAAGGTCGGTCTTGTCCTCGCTGCGCGGCACACTGCGGGGAACCGCGGAAGAGGCGCACCGCGCCCTCCACGCGGCACAGGTGCCCGTAACCGTGATCTGGGGACGCGACGACACGGTGATCCCGCTTCGCGCCATGGGACAGCTTGCCCAGTGGAACCGCCAAGCCCGTCAGGTGGTGATCGACGGGGCGGGTCATGGCCTGCCCTGGACGCATACCGACAAAGTGGCCGAGGCGATCCGCGAGACGTTGGAAGCCGAGACTGCCTGACAGTCTCGGCAGACGTTCAGGCGGTCAATGCGCCTGCGGACGGGGTGGTGCGGTTCTCTTTCACCGGCAAGTGCACCAACGCGCTGAACGCACCGACACCGACGCCGATCCACCAGACCATGGTGTAGTCGCCGAAGACGTCGTACATCCGCCCGCCCAGCCACACGCCGAGGAACCCGCCAAGCTGGTGGCTGAAAAACACGATGCCATAGAGCGTGCCCATGTAACGGAGCCCGTAGAGGTGCGCGATCAGGCCGGAGGTCAGCGGCACCGTCGCCAGCCACAACGCGCCCATCACGGCCGAGAACACCAGCACCGATGCCGGGGTGATCGGCAGCATGATGAACGCCGCCGCCGCGACGGTCCGCGCCAGGTAGATGAACGCCAACAGGTACTTGCGCTGGAAACGATTGCCCAACCAGCCCGCCGTCAGCGTACCTGCGATGTTGAACAGCCCGATCAGCGAAATCGAAATGGCCCCCAGCGCGGAGGTGGTGGTGATCCCCATGCCCGACAGGATGCCCCCCGCCATGATTGGCGAGCACAGCTCGGTCACGAGGGCGGGAAAGTGCGCCGTGACGAAAGCCAGTTGGTAGCCGCAGGAAAAGAAGCCGAGGAAGATCATGGTGAAGGACGGGTCGCGGAAGGCCCGGCCAAGGATCTCACCCATGGTTTCCTCAAGCTCCGCCTTGGAGGCCGCAGCCGGGGCGCGCATCATCGGCAGCGTCAGCAGCACGGCAAGAACCGCGCCTGCGAAAACGACGAAGACCATCTGCCAGGACATCACACCCAGCAACGCTTCTGCCACCGGCGCACCGAAGACCTGACCGGCGCTGCCCGCCGCAGTGGCGATGGCGAGCGACATCGAACGGTTCTCGGCGCTGGACGCGCGGCCCACCACGGCCAGGATCACGCCAAAGCCGGTGCCCGCAACGCCGAATCCGACCAGCACCTCCCACGCCTGCATCGCAAACGGCGTTTCGGCAAAGGACGACATGACAAGGCCAGCCGCATAGACCAGCGCGCCGATGACGATGGCCTTCCGGTCGCCGATCTTCTCGGCCACGGCCCCGAACAGCGGCTGCCCGATTCCCCAGGCGAGGTTCTGAATGGCGATGGCGAGCGAGAACTCCGCCCGCGCCCAGCCGAATTCCTCCGCGATGGGGATCTGAAACACACCAAAGCTGGCCCGGATCGCGAAGCTGACCATGATGATGACGCACCCGACAACCAGTACGGGCGTGACGATGGGGGCGGGTCTGTCCATAATCGTTACTCCTGCAGCGCAGCACGATGAGAAACGCAGATCCCGAAATAGGTCAATTTCTCTTACGTGATACGCATCATCAGCATGTGTGATGGCCGAGGCCAAAATGTGAACGCGTCGACATGCCTAGAGCAATCCATTCCGGGAAATCAAGCATACATTGCACGGCCTGCGGGCACCCGGGACCCTCTACACATCCGTCGCAGCCCGCGCTAAAGCCGATGCATGACAACTGTCCCCGATCTTTATGCGAAACGCGTCGAAGCGGGCCGCCTGCAGCCCGACGAGGCCCAGCGTGTGGCCCTTCCCGCTTTTGAACGCATCCGCGCCGAACTGGCGGACCCTCCGAAGCGCGGCCTGTTCCGCAAGGCGCCCGAGCCGCCGAAGGGCCTGTACCTTTGGGGTGGCGTCGGGCGTGGCAAGTCGATGCTCATGGACCTCTTCGTCGAGACGCTGAATGTCCCGGCCCGACGCACTCATTTTCACAGCTTCATGCAGGAAATCCAGTCGGAGATGCACCGTCTCCGCAAGGAGGGTGTCGAGGACCCGATCAAGCCGATCGCGAAGGCGGTGGCCGACTCGGCCAAGGTTCTGGCCTTCGACGAGATGCAGATCACCGACATCACCGACGCGATGATCGTCGGGCGGCTGTTCGAGCAGTTGTTCAACGCGGGTACCGTGGTCGTCACCACATCGAACCGCCTTCCGGACGACCTGTACAAGGACGGGCTGAACCGGCAGCTTTTTCTGCCGTTCATCGACCTCATCAAGGACAAGCTGGAGGTCCGCGAACTGGCGTCGAAGACCGATCACCGGCAGCACAGGCTGGCCGGGGCGCAGGTCTATTTCACGCCGGCAAATGCCCAGTCACGGGAAAAGATCGACGAAATCTGGGAAGAGCTGACCCACGGCATCGAAGAAACACTGACACTGCATGTGAAGGGTCGCGAAGTGGAGCTGCCGCGCTATCGCAATGCGATGGCCCGGGCCAGCTTCTTCGATCTCTGCGGCCGCGCACTGGGTCCTGCGGATTATCTTGCCCTGGCCGACGCGGTGCGTGTGCTGGTCATGGAGGACATCCCCCGCCTCTCGCGCCACAACTTCAACGAGGCGAAGCGTTTCGTCACGCTGATCGATGCCCTCTACGAAGCACGTGTCCGGCTGATCGCCACCGCTGCCGCCGAACCGGAAAGCCTGTACGTCGAAGGTGCAGGCAGCTTCGAATTCGAGCGCACGGCATCGCGCCTGCGCGAGATGCAGGCCGCCGACTGGCCCGGCGAAAAGGACTGACACGCCAAGGCAGGGCCCCCGGGGGGCCCTGCCTTGGTACTGCCTGCTCGTTTTTTGGTCTCTGCCTTGAAATGGATCAATCCGGGATGGTCAGCACCATCCCCGGCCGCAGTTCGCCCGGCGTGCGGAGCACGTCCTTGTTCGCTTCCAGAATCTGAAGGTAGGCGACGGTGGTGCCGAAGTGCCGGAACGCGATGCCGGGCAGGCTGTCGCCGGCCTGCACCGTATAGGTCCTTGCCGCCACGGCGACCGGGATCGACGGGTCGGGCGCATCGACCCGCGCGGTTGCTGCTATTTCCGGCTGTGGTGCGGCGGTCACGGGCTTCTGCAGTTCGCGCAGGATGCCGTAGCCCATGGCCTGCATGGCATCGTTGACGCGCTGTTCGGAGGTCGCGGGCATGGCGCGGGCGGCGCGCGCCGCAGGCTCCGGTGTCGGAACCGCATTTTCGGTCGGTCGCGCGACGGGCCGCACGCCTGCGGAGAGGTCGGTCGTATTGAAGGTTTCAGTGGCCCGCGGAGTTACCAAAGGGTCCATTGCGGGCTGAAGACCCATTGCGTCCCGGGTCGTACGGCTGACCTGATCGGAGGACCCTGCATCTTCCGCCAGGTCACCGCCTAGCACCCAGACCAGCGCAACCGTGCTCATCACGAAACCGGCGGCCATCAGGACGGAGCGGATCATTGGTCCGAGCCTTCCTGGCGGGCCGTCGCAGCCATACCGCGACCGTTCGCTGACAGCGAAGTCATGTGTGAAATCCCCCGACAATCCGCGCCGTGATCTTGGCAGTCCGCGCGGTTGCGAAGCAACATAGGCGAATCACTTGCGTTGCGTCAATATCTAGGTGGTCCGCCTAGTTATTCCGCGGGTCAACACAATCGAGGCTAAAAGTGGTAGGTCACTTGTTCGGCAGCACGAGCGTCTGACCAGGCCGGAGGTCGTCGGGACGGTTCATGATCGACCGGTTGGCGGCAAAAAGCGGCCCGGTCATGTTCACATCGCCATAGACCTTCTCTGCGATCGATACGAGGCTGTCACCGGACACCACGACGTAGACCGGCAGGCGGTCCGCCGTAGTCGTGGACCCGGACGTGCCGCCCGCCGTCGAAGGCGTCCCGTCCAGCGACCGGCGCACGATGGCGTGCAGCAGGCTTCCGGGCTGACCGGGCGCGGTTTCCCGTCCCGTTGCCTGGTTGAGACTGGACAATGTGTTCCACGTCATACGGCGCATCGTGCGGTCGTCCGGAGCGTTGGCTTCACTGTTTCCGGACGGGGCTGCGCTTTGGACCTGCGGCACGCTGGCGTGTTGTTGCGGCACGGGCGCCGGACGCACTTGGGGCAACTCCGGAACGGCCGCGGTCTCCGCCGGCGGTGCGGGCAACTCGAATTCCGTGCGGGTGACCGGCTCTGATCTGGCGCCATCGGGCGCGGCGCGTCGGGCCGTTGGCTGCACGACGATCAACGCAACGCTGATCGCGATGAACCCGATTGCAAAAAGAACCATACGGATCATACCGACGCCCCCACTTACTGCCCGACGGCAAGGCTGAGACCGAGTCCGTCCCACGCCTTCAGACCACCGCGGTAAAACTTGAGCTTCGTCGAGGGGTAGCCTGCGTCCAGCAGGTTTCGCACCGCTATCGCCGCCAGACCGTCATCTGCCCCACCGGCAAAGAGAACAAGATCGAACGCTCCGGAAAAATCCCCGTTCCGCACCCCGAGCGCATCCAGCAGATCGTCGCGGTAAGGGTTGTCTGGCGAGAGGGTGGAAGCGGGGACATTCACCGCGCCCGGCACGGTACCGGTCGAGAATGCCTCCGGAAGACGTGCGTCCACCAGTAGACCGCGCCCCTTCGACACAAAGAGATCGAGGAAATCCAGGACTTCCAGTTCACCGATTGTCGCAACCCCGGTGGCCGCCTGCATCGGTGTCACGCAGGCCGGCGGGCAAACCGGGCCGCTGCGGGCGACGCGCAACGTCTGCCCGTTCAGCGTTGTCTGGAACGCGGTCAGATCCTCAGTGATACGACTGGATTGCGCAGACGCAGGAACGGCAGCGCCCATCAAGGCGACGCAAAGGGTCGGAAAAAGACCTTTGGCCATGCTGCTCGTCCTCTGAGGCGCCTCTTGTGGGCACCCGATCTTGTCATTTTGACCAAATATAGTCCGCAGGCGTCGAATCAGTCAACATCGGGGGGCCGATCATGGCGGGATACTTGATTGCTCAAGACGTCAGTCCTCGTCGTCCTTGAGAAGCGCGGCGATGGACCGGTCCAGACCCAGCCAGTCCAGCGCTTCCTCGATCGATGCCAACAGGTGCGCAGACAGGTAGGCGCTGTCGTTCAGCATGGCGACATAGAACATGATGCTCGAAAACACGCCTGGGTCCTGGGCTACGAAAGCGATCCGGCGGTGCACCCGCCGCTGGTCCGCATCGGATTTGACCATGTCCGTTATCAACTCGGTGCCGCTCATCTGAAGGGAGAAATCAGCGACACCACGCATGTCGTGCAGGGAAAACCGCACCGCCTGCGCCCCTGGAAGAGAGAGGAACTCTTCGTATCCGCGTGACATGTCGCCCAGCGTGATGCGCCGGTGCCCGCGGAACCGCACATGAAGAAGCCTGTGTTCCGCAATAATATCCTGTTGAAACGGCAATGACATCCCTCCCTCGCACGGTATGGCCGGTGCTTCGGGAAAGATATCACAAAAAAGCATGTTTGATCCATCAACTATATGAGGCGAGCACTCTTCCTGCCAGGTAAAGCGAGCCACAGATCACCACGCGGGCAGCAGGGTCTATCTCGCCGATCTGGCGGATGGCGTCAGTGAAACCCGCGCAGACCCGCACGTCATGACCGACCTCCGCCGCCATGCGGGCCGTTTCCTCGGCGGGGAGGGTAATTGCCTCCCCCGGGATGGATACAGCCAGAAGGCCTTTCGCACAGGTCGCCAGGGGGCGCAGAAAGCCCCGCGCATCCTTTGTGTTCAGCATGCCGCAAACCAGCCACGTCGGCCGTTCGGGCAGGCGCGCGAGATGCGCGGCGATGGCCTCTCCGGCGGCGGGGTTATGGCCACCGTCAAGCCACAGCTCGATACCCGGCAAGCCATCCAGATCAGGACCTTTGCGCAATCGTTGCATCCGCGCGGGCCAGAATGCCTGCGACACAGCCGCATCGAACGCGCCCTCTCCCGAACCGAGGTGCCGCAAAGCCGCCAGCGCCGCGCCGGCATTCTGGATCTGGTGCGCGCCGGGCAGGTTCGGCAGGGGCAGGTCCAGCAGACCGGTCTCGTCCTGGAAGACCAAGCGGCCCCGCTCTTCCCACGCGTGCCAGTGCTGGCCATACGCCAGAAGCGGTGCGCCGAGGGCCTGCGCGCGGGCCTCAATCACCTCCATCGCCTCATCGGACTGCGGGCCGACGACACAGGGGACACCGCCTTTGAGGATGCCGGCTTTCTCGCCCGCGATCTTCGCCAGCGTGTCGCCAAGGAAGTTCTCATGATCCATGGAGATCGGCGTGATGATCGTAAGCTCAGGCCTTTTGACGACGTTCGTCGCGTCCAGACGCCCGCCAAGACCCGTTTCCAGCAGGGTGAAATCGGCGGGTGTCCGGGCCATGGCCAACAGCGCAGCACAGGTTGTGATCTCGAAATATGTGATCGGCGCGCCGCCGTTCGCGTCCTCGCATTCATCCAGCACCTCGGCCAGCGCATCCTCTGCAATCAGCGTCCCGGCAAGGCGGATGCGTTCGTGAAACCGGACGAGATGCGGGGAGGTATATGCGTGGACGGACTTGCCCTCTGCCTCCAGCCCGGCGCGGATCATCGCCTGCGTCGAGCCCTTGCCGTTGGTCCCGGCAAGGTGGATCACGGGCGGCAGGTTGCGCTCCGGATGCCCCAGCGCTTCGAGCAAACGCCAGACCCTGTCCAGAACAAGGTCGATGACCTTTGGATGCAGCGCCATCAGGCGCTCCAGTATCACGTCAGAGCCCTGACCCATCTCTTGCACATCCTCGAAAGGGGCACTTAGCCCGGTCTTATGCCTTGGAGTCGTCCACGGCCGCGTTCGGCTCGCGCACCATGTCCTCCGGTCCCGGAGGCGGAAGATCGCCCCATGTCGGCGGCGGCATCTTCATCAGGATGCGGCACAGCACGATCAGCTCCTCGCGCATGTCACGCCGGTCTGTCACACGGTCGAGCATACCGTGCTCAAGCAGGTACTCGGCACGCTGGAACCCTTCGGGCAGCTTCTCGCGGATGGTCTGTTCGATCACGCGCGGCCCCGCAAAACAGATGAGCGCGCCGGGTTCGGCGATCTGCACATCGCCCAGCATCGCGTAAGAGGCCGTCACCCCACCGGTGGTCGGATGGGTCAGCACGACGATGTACGGCAGGCCCGCCTCTTTCAGCATCTGCACGGCCACGGTGGTGCGCGGCATCTGCATGAGGCTCAGGATGCCTTCCTGCATACGTGCGCCGCCTGCGGCGGAAAACAGGATCAGCGGCCGGCCGAGCTTCACCGCCTCTTCGGCGGCGGCGACGATGGCGTTGCCGACATAGATGCCCATCGACCCGGCCATGAAGCTGAAGTCCTGCGCGGCACAGACGACGGGCGTGCGCCCGATCTCGCCCGCGCCGACCAGCATGGCCTCTTTCTCGCCGGTGCCCTTCTGCGCCGCACGGATACGGTCGGGGTAACGCTTGGAGTCGCGGAAGTGCAACGGGTCGGCCATCGGCTCCGGCACGGCGACCTCGGAATATATGCCGCCGTCGAACAGCGCATGGAAACGGTCACGCGGCGTGATGTTCATGTGGTGGCCGCAGTTGGTGCAGACGTTGAGGTTGTCGCTGATCTCCCGGTGAAACAGCATCGTCCCGCAGCTTTCGCATTTCGACCACAGGTTCTCCGGGACTTCCCGGCGGGAGAAGATCGAATTGATGCGCGGACGGACGTAGTTGGTGATCCAGTTCATGGAAGCCCCGAGTTCAGCGTTTGCGCGTCACTTATGCCCCGCTGCGTCGAATTGCAATCTTAGCCTCCGGTGGAGCCTTGTCCGCACGATGGATCG is a genomic window containing:
- a CDS encoding LysM peptidoglycan-binding domain-containing protein, with product MIRMVLFAIGFIAISVALIVVQPTARRAAPDGARSEPVTRTEFELPAPPAETAAVPELPQVRPAPVPQQHASVPQVQSAAPSGNSEANAPDDRTMRRMTWNTLSSLNQATGRETAPGQPGSLLHAIVRRSLDGTPSTAGGTSGSTTTADRLPVYVVVSGDSLVSIAEKVYGDVNMTGPLFAANRSIMNRPDDLRPGQTLVLPNK
- the accD gene encoding acetyl-CoA carboxylase, carboxyltransferase subunit beta, which translates into the protein MNWITNYVRPRINSIFSRREVPENLWSKCESCGTMLFHREISDNLNVCTNCGHHMNITPRDRFHALFDGGIYSEVAVPEPMADPLHFRDSKRYPDRIRAAQKGTGEKEAMLVGAGEIGRTPVVCAAQDFSFMAGSMGIYVGNAIVAAAEEAVKLGRPLILFSAAGGARMQEGILSLMQMPRTTVAVQMLKEAGLPYIVVLTHPTTGGVTASYAMLGDVQIAEPGALICFAGPRVIEQTIREKLPEGFQRAEYLLEHGMLDRVTDRRDMREELIVLCRILMKMPPPTWGDLPPPGPEDMVREPNAAVDDSKA
- a CDS encoding rhodanese-like domain-containing protein, which encodes MAKGLFPTLCVALMGAAVPASAQSSRITEDLTAFQTTLNGQTLRVARSGPVCPPACVTPMQAATGVATIGELEVLDFLDLFVSKGRGLLVDARLPEAFSTGTVPGAVNVPASTLSPDNPYRDDLLDALGVRNGDFSGAFDLVLFAGGADDGLAAIAVRNLLDAGYPSTKLKFYRGGLKAWDGLGLSLAVGQ
- a CDS encoding bifunctional folylpolyglutamate synthase/dihydrofolate synthase, which produces MGQGSDVILERLMALHPKVIDLVLDRVWRLLEALGHPERNLPPVIHLAGTNGKGSTQAMIRAGLEAEGKSVHAYTSPHLVRFHERIRLAGTLIAEDALAEVLDECEDANGGAPITYFEITTCAALLAMARTPADFTLLETGLGGRLDATNVVKRPELTIITPISMDHENFLGDTLAKIAGEKAGILKGGVPCVVGPQSDEAMEVIEARAQALGAPLLAYGQHWHAWEERGRLVFQDETGLLDLPLPNLPGAHQIQNAGAALAALRHLGSGEGAFDAAVSQAFWPARMQRLRKGPDLDGLPGIELWLDGGHNPAAGEAIAAHLARLPERPTWLVCGMLNTKDARGFLRPLATCAKGLLAVSIPGEAITLPAEETARMAAEVGHDVRVCAGFTDAIRQIGEIDPAARVVICGSLYLAGRVLASYS